The Plasmodium relictum strain SGS1 genome assembly, chromosome: 9 genome window below encodes:
- a CDS encoding formin 2, putative, giving the protein MNYSNECFSNLDKNNENTLLEQIKLKSIYKDREKKEIIQKTRLTTFEETSCKTEKKEINHKKIINNYDNVLNSENNSSSNKKDNSVKEEKNFSKINDENSINTMIEKIIQDENKQIDLKMTDENKNFYNNVLNNKLNSNLFTQLKKEIIQIKIKKEQEKNNNSINIYNNVLSEINDKKETSNEEVNINKELKKNDFFSLTHESKDIEENKELYMLKDEIKRIGENDIILNKIYMKSLNLNNKSNVNDTLKQKPGKRSIGIKSLHSSLFKESIFEKIFENHYELKKFDFLKDKNTYLKLFESTKSGIKKKSSFLKRINRECNDRDEIKIFDENTYKNIFIVMKKLKISMQDLHYILYNMKENKIFQEEFEYIENLIPNDKYINELKNLQNKSNWREIELKLRNTEKILLPICNISRIKNRIRIFKFHYTIEKLKNKLLEIFSLFDKVCYELKNSKLLIEIFQAILMWVNFVNNGDTEHLEIKSFDLIHLSKLKYFKTTGGKFNALDYIIVNMISFNSISNINDIIYLREILKKIHIIKGCEIVEEINYIEKEINHINEEIKNYKNEYSNVIVVLMKIIDKSNNILKKINSSLKNSKENILSLSSYYGLEKTLLNKDIMKFPSSELLFKELFVFIDDVYNIMNEIIRNPIKMNILLIDEKRKLGNFKNIEFYKDKKIYHSSTF; this is encoded by the coding sequence atgaattacAGTAATGAATGTTTTTCAAacttagataaaaataatgaaaatacaCTATTGgaacaaataaaattaaaaagtatatataaagacagggaaaaaaaagaaataattcaGAAAACACGTTTAACGACATTTGAAGAGACTAGTTgtaaaacagaaaaaaaggaaataaatcataaaaaaattattaataattatgataatGTTTTAAATAGTGAAAATAACAGTTCTTCTAATAAGAAAGATAATAGtgtaaaagaagaaaaaaatttcagtaaaattaatgatgaaaatagtATTAACACAatgatagaaaaaataatacaagatgaaaataaacaaattgatttaaaaatgactgatgaaaataaaaatttttataataatgtcttaaataataaactaaatagtaatttatttacacaattaaaaaaagagattattcaaataaaaattaagaaagaacaagaaaaaaataacaatagcattaatatttataataatgttttaagtgaaattaatgataaaaaagaaacttCAAATGAAGAAGTTAATATTaacaaagaattaaaaaaaaatgacttTTTTTCTCTTACTCATGAAAGTAAGgatatagaagaaaataaagaattatatatgttaaaggatgaaataaaaagaattggagaaaatgatattattttaaataaaatttacatgaaatcattaaatttaaataataagagTAATGTAAATGATACATTAAAACAAAAACCGGGTAAAAGATCAATAGGAATAAAAAGTTTACATTCATCCTTATTTAAAGAAtctatttttgaaaaaatatttgaaaacCATTATgaactaaaaaaatttgatttcctaaaagataaaaatacttATTTAAAGCTATTTGAATCAACAAAAAGtggtattaaaaaaaaaagctcttttttaaaaagaattaataggGAATGTAATGATAGAGAtgagataaaaatatttgatgaaaatacatataaaaatatatttatagttatgaaaaaattaaaaatatctatGCAAGATTTGCATTATATCCTTTATAACatgaaagaaaataaaatatttcaagaagaatttgaatatattgaaaatttaataccaaatgataaatatataaatgaattaaaaaatctacaaaataaatcaaattgGAGAGAAATTGAATTAAAGTTAAGAAACACAGAAAAGATATTACTGCCTATATGTAATATTagtagaataaaaaatagaatcagaatttttaaatttcattacactattgaaaaattaaaaaataaactacTCGAAATATTTAGTTTATTTGATAAAGTATgttatgaattaaaaaatagcaaattattaatagaaatatttCAAGCAATTTTGATGTGGGTAAATTTCGTAAATAATGGTGATACGGAACATTTGGAAATTAAAAGTTTTGATTTGATTCATTTAagcaaattaaaatattttaaaacaacAGGAGGTAAATTTAATGCTTTAGATTATATTATAGTTAATATGATCTCTTTTAATTCGATAAGTAATATTAAcgatataatatatttgcgtgaaatattaaaaaaaatacatataataaaaggTTGTGAAATAgtagaagaaataaattatattgagaaagaaataaatcacataaatgaagaaataaaaaattataaaaatgagtATTCCAATGTAATCGTtgttttaatgaaaataatagataaaagtaataatatactgaagaaaataaatagttctttaaaaaattccaaagaaaatatattatcacTTTCTTCGTATTATGGATTAGAGAAAACTctattaaataaagatataatgAAATTTCCATCATCTGAgttattatttaaagaattgTTTGTTTTCATTGATGATGTTTACAATATAATGAATGAAATTATTCGAAACCcaattaaaatgaatattttattaatagatgaaaaaaggaaattaggaaattttaaaaatattgaattttataaagataaaaaaatttatcatagttcaacattttaa
- the TCP1 gene encoding T-complex protein 1 subunit alpha, putative produces MSLSIYGNRESGQDVRTANVTAVQALSNILKSSLGPQGLDKMLVDNIGDVTITNDGATILKQLEVQHPAAKILVNLSELQDQEVGDGTTSVVLLASELLRRGNELIKMDIHPTTVICGYKLAMKESVKYIKEKLSEKVNNLGKDVIINIAKTTLSSKFISYESEYFAKMVANAIQSVKIINEAGKVKYPVSSVNVIKVHGMSSLDSKLIDGYAIMSGRASQSMPSAIKNAKIAFLDFPLKQYRLHLGVQVNINDPTELEKIRQREKDITKERVNKILESGANVILTTQGIDDMPLKYFVEAGAIAVRRVNKDDLRRIAKLTNGQIRLTLSSIDGTEKFEASSLGYCDEVYEEKVGDWDLIFFKGCKTSKCNTILLRGANDFVLDEMKRSIHDSLCSVSRALESNYVVVGGGCVEVALSVYLEDFAKTLGSREQLAIAEFAESLLVIPKILALNASYDSIDLVCKLRAYHTKSQVMNTEDSKDYKWYGLDLVNGKVANNLKNGVLEAMISKIKSIRFATEATITILRIDDLIKLSPEERKEEQN; encoded by the exons ATGTCTTTAAGTATATATGGAAATAGAGAAAGTGGCCAAGATGTAAGAACAGCGAATg ttactGCTGTTCAAGCTTTGTCAAATATATTGAAATCTAGTTTAGGGCCACAAGGATTAGATAAAATGTTAGTGGATAATATAGGAGATGTTACAATAACAAATGACGGTGCAACAATTTTAAAACAATTAGAAGTTCAACATCCTGCTGCCAAAATTTTAGTAAATTTATCCGAATTGCAAGATCAAGAAGTTGGAGATGGAACTACTTCAGTAGTTTTATTGGCTTCTGAATTGTTAAGGAGAGGAaatgaattaattaaaatggATATTCACCCAACTACAGTTATTTGCGGTTATAAATTAGCAATGAAAGAATcagttaaatatataaaggaGAAATTAAgtgaaaaagtaaataatttaGGAAAAGatgtaattataaatatagcAAAAACTACCTTATCTTCCAAATTTATTAGTTACGAATCCGAATATTTTGCCAAAATGGTAGCTAATGCCATACAATCTGTGAAAATTATTAACGAGGCAGGTAAAGTAAAATATCCAGTTTCATCAGTTAATGTTATAAAAGTACATGGAATGAGCTCATTAGATTCAAAGTTAATTGATGGTTATGCAATTATGAGTGGTAGAGCATCACAATCAATGCCATCTGCTATTAAAAATGCTAAAATCGCATTTCTGGATTTTCCTTTGAAACAATATAGATTACATTTAGGAGTTCaagtaaatataaatgatccAACCGAATTAGAAAAGATAAGACAGAGAGAAAAAGATATAACAAAAGAAAgagttaataaaatattagaatCAGGTGCAAATGTTATATTAACTACTCAAGGTATAGATGACATGCCACTTAAATATTTCGTAGAAGCTGGAGCTATAGCAGTTAGAAGAGTAAATAAGGATGATTTAAGAAGAATAGCAAAATTGACAAATGGACAAATACGTCTGACATTATCATCTATTGATGGAACAGAAAAATTTGAAGCATCGTCTTTAGGATACTGTGATGAAgtatatgaagaaaaagttGGGGATTGggatcttattttttttaagggaTGTAAAACATCTAAATGTAACACAATATTATTAAGAGGAGCTAATGACTTTGTTTTAGATGAAATGAAAAGATCTATTCATGATTCCTTGTGCTCAGTCAGTAGAGCATTAGAAAGTAATTATGTAGTAGTAGGTGGAGGCTGTGTTGAAGTTGCCCTGTCAGTTTACCTCGAAGATTTTGCAAAAACATTAGGCTCAAGAGAGCAGCTAGCTATTGCAGAATTTGCTGAATCATTATTAGTAATACCTAAAATTTTAGCTTTAAATGCTTCATATGATTCTATTGATTTAGTTTGTAAATTACGTGCGTATCATACAAAATCTCAAGTAATGAATACAGAAGATTCAAAAGATTATAAATGGTATGGATTAGATTTAGTTAATGGAAAGGTAgctaataatttaaaaaatggagTATTAGAAGCTATGATTAGTAAGATTAAGTCTATTAGATTTGCAACAGAAGCAACAATTACTATTTTAAGAATTGATGATCTCATTAAATTATCTCCTGAAGAACGCAAAGAGGAACAAaactaa
- a CDS encoding nucleic acid binding protein, putative → MDMNFGFCDDTFFEQGNKSTDKEIEEIKKNESIETITKNKEIEEEKALPKELCVPVTIKLLLNKMKNSEEFKIHDFQISGIIVFGKVCKIKELASAIIFEICDYTGNIEAKYNKDAKNEKVQNHIENIKVNDHIKVVGVVYSPESKSESIQISVSYINKVDDWLSYFSYFTSDVIYCYLKLLKLKNIYTPNGINNEEKPWSHITLDSYYNHLDDIDTDIIKYLHTRDEKYANQQDIFNNLQKYHSEINIKKSLTKLIEQYDLAQYEDIISIP, encoded by the coding sequence ATGGATATGAATTTCGGTTTTTGTGATGATACATTCTTTGAGCAAGGGAATAAATCAACAGATAAAGAgatagaagaaataaaaaaaaatgagtcAATAGAAACAATAACAAAAAACAAAGAaatagaagaagaaaaagcaTTACCCAAAGAATTATGTGTACCTGTtactattaaattattattaaataaaatgaagaaTAGTGAAGAATTTAAAATTCACGATTTTCAAATTAGCGGTATTATTGTATTTGGAAAAGTGTGTAAAATTAAGGAATTAGCTAGTGCAATTATCTTTGAAATTTGTGATTACACAGGTAATATTGAagcaaaatataataaagacgcaaaaaatgaaaaagttcAAAAtcatatagaaaatataaaagtaaatgaTCATATTAAAGTAGTTGGTGTTGTTTATTCTCCTGAAAGTAAAAGTGAATCTATACAAATTAGCGTTTCATATATAAACAAAGTAGATGATTGGCTCtcttatttttcatatttcaCCTCTGATGTAATATATTGTTACTTAAaactattaaaattaaaaaatatttacactCCTAATGGAATTAACAATGAGGAAAAGCCGTGGTCTCATATAACTTTAGATTCTTACTATAACCATTTAGATGACATTGATActgatattataaaatatttacatacAAGAGATGAGAAATATGCAAATCAGcaagatatttttaataatcttCAAAAATATCATTcagaaattaatataaaaaaatcattaaCAAAACTTATTGAGCAGTACGATTTAGCTCAATATGAAGATATCATAAGTATACCATAa